A genomic region of Equus caballus isolate H_3958 breed thoroughbred chromosome 1, TB-T2T, whole genome shotgun sequence contains the following coding sequences:
- the EMC7 gene encoding endoplasmic reticulum membrane protein complex subunit 7 gives MAAAPWGFFFVLLLLLSGDVQSSEVPGATAEGSGGSGVGIGDRFKIEGRAVVPGVKPQDWISAARVLVDGEEHVGFLKTDGSFVVHDIPSGSYVVEVISPAYRFDPVRVDITSKGKMRARYVNYIKTSEVVRLPYPLQMKSSGPPSYFIKRESWGWTDFLMNPMVMMMVLPLLIFVLLPKVVNTSDPDMRREMEQSMNMLNSNHELPDVSEFMTRLFSSKSSGKSSSGSSKTGKSGAGKRR, from the exons ATGGCGGCTGCTCCGTGGGGTTTCTTTTTcgtcctgctgctgctgctatcaGGGGATGTCCAGAGCTCGGAAGTGCCTGGGGCTACCGCCGAGGGCTCGGGAGGGAGTGGGGTCGGCATAGGAGATCGCTTCAAGATTGAAGGGCGGGCAGTTGTTCCAGGGGTGAAGCCCCAGGACTGGATCTCGGCGGCCCGAGTGCTGGTAGACGGAGAAGAGCACGTCGGCTTCCTTAA gACAGATGGGAGTTTTGTGGTTCATGATATACCTTCAGGATCCTATGTAGTGGAAGTTATATCTCCAGCTTACAGGTTTGATCCCGTCCGAGTAGATAtcacttcaaaaggaaaaatgag AGCaagatatgtgaattatatcaaaACATCAGAAGTGGTCAGACTGCCCTATCCTCTCCAAATGAAATCTTCAGGTCCACCTTCTTACTTTATTAAAAGGGAATCATGGGGCTGGACAGACTTTCTGATGAACCCAATG GTTATGATGATGGTTCTTCCATTATTGATATTTGTGCTTCTGCCCAAAGTGGTCAACACAAGTGATCCTGACATGAGACGG GAGATGGAGCAGTCAATGAATATGCTGAATTCCAACCACGAACTGCCTGACGTTTCTGAATTTATGACAAGACTCTTCTCTTCAAAATCATCGGGCAAGTCTAGCAGCGGCAGCAGTAAAACAGGCAAAAGTGGGGCTGGCAAAAGGAGGTAG